One stretch of Portunus trituberculatus isolate SZX2019 chromosome 23, ASM1759143v1, whole genome shotgun sequence DNA includes these proteins:
- the LOC123507744 gene encoding solute carrier family 35 member C2-like isoform X4, which translates to MFLRRALMKTVTGKGILKQQRVRRYSGLHHPYTYLAYNQGLVNMTGLEGAEGHRARRRGGRRLGQIIIHCIRSLVLILTYYACSIGLTFYQKRLFRDFKFPLTVVIVHLFMKFVLAGLCRATYTLVTGIPRVMLNWDVYWRKVLPPGAAAGLDIGLSQWSLEFITVALYTMSKSTALLFILAFAIIFKLEEMSCTVVVLVVLIAGGLFLFTYKYTQFNLFGFILVITASLLSGLRWTLSQLVMQKSELALSNPIDMVYHIQPWMTVALLPLAVIMEGTAIAASEYGFKFTDSSDAMYMWGRVMFGAVLAFFMEVSEYLVVCFTSSLTFSIAGVAKEIMTLSLAVYIYNEHLSYINLLQKTGDSSSRGQVTEIGDCPRKPGTSGHPTPHKLPNNRGPRGCFGVLRGLGVPEFS; encoded by the exons ATGTTTTTACGAAGAGCACTAATGAAGACTGTCACAGGTAAAG GTATTCTCAAACAGCAGAGAGTGAGGAGATATTCCGGCCTTCATCATCCCTACACATACCTCGCCTACAACCAag GTCTTGTCAACATGACAGGACTGGAGGGAGCCGAGGGGCACCGGGCCAGGAGGAGGGGCGGCCGCCGCCTGGGACAGATCATCATCCATTGTATCAGGAGTCTGGTCCTCATCCTCACCTATTATGCATGTTCCATTGGCCTTACTTTTTATCAGAAGAGGTTATTTAGG GACTTCAAATTTCCACTAACAGTAGTCATAGTGCATCTATTTATGAAATTTGTGTTAGCGGGGCTGTGCCGAGCCACCTACACCCTTGTCACGGGCATTCCACGAGTCATGCTCAACTGGGACGTGTACTGGAGGAAGGTGCTTCCCCCTGGAGCTGCTGCTGGCCTGGATATTGGCCTCTCACAGTGGTCCCTAGAGTTTATCACAGTGGCATT GTACACAATGTCAAAATCTACTGCACTGTTATTTATTCTGGCATTTGCTATTATTTTCAAGCTAGAAGAAATG AGTTGTactgtggtggtgctagtggtgcttATTGCAGGGGGTCTATTTCTCTTCACCTACAAGTACACCCAGTTTAACCTGTTTGGCTTCATCCTAGTCATCACTGCCTCTCTACTCAG CGGTTTGCGGTGGACACTTTCACAGCTGGTGATGCAGAAATCAGAGCTTGCCCTGAGCAATCCCATAGACATGGTGTATCACATTCAGCCATGGATGACAGTGGCACTGCTCCCTCTGGCTGTGATAATGGAAG GCACGGCGATAGCAGCAAGTGAGTATGGCTTTAAGTTCACGGACTCCAGTGATGCCATGTACATGTGGGGCAGAGTCATGTTTGGGGCTGTTTTGGCCTTTTTTATGGAG GTATCAGAGTATCTGGTAGTTTGCTTCACCTCATCCCTCACATTCTCAATCGCTGGAGTGGCCAAAGAAATTATGACTCTCTCCTTGGCTGTATACATTTACAATGAACACCTTTCATACATTAATTTG ttacagaaaaccggggacagcagtagccggggacaggtcactgaaattGGGGACTGTCCCCGGAAAccggggacgtctggtcaccctactccacacAAGCTACCAAACAACCGCGGGCcgcggggttgttttggtgttttgagaggactcggtgttcctgagttcagttag
- the LOC123507744 gene encoding solute carrier family 35 member C2-like isoform X2, whose amino-acid sequence MFLRRALMKTVTGKGTGILKQQRVRRYSGLHHPYTYLAYNQGLVNMTGLEGAEGHRARRRGGRRLGQIIIHCIRSLVLILTYYACSIGLTFYQKRLFRDFKFPLTVVIVHLFMKFVLAGLCRATYTLVTGIPRVMLNWDVYWRKVLPPGAAAGLDIGLSQWSLEFITVALYTMSKSTALLFILAFAIIFKLEEMSCTVVVLVVLIAGGLFLFTYKYTQFNLFGFILVITASLLSGLRWTLSQLVMQKSELALSNPIDMVYHIQPWMTVALLPLAVIMEGTAIAASEYGFKFTDSSDAMYMWGRVMFGAVLAFFMEVSEYLVVCFTSSLTFSIAGVAKEIMTLSLAVYIYNEHLSYINLAGLVLCIIGITLHVVMKALHPPKTLPHPPLTPTDSHQKVPLLSDTDGEEHELFSR is encoded by the exons ATGTTTTTACGAAGAGCACTAATGAAGACTGTCACAGGTAAAG gcacaGGTATTCTCAAACAGCAGAGAGTGAGGAGATATTCCGGCCTTCATCATCCCTACACATACCTCGCCTACAACCAag GTCTTGTCAACATGACAGGACTGGAGGGAGCCGAGGGGCACCGGGCCAGGAGGAGGGGCGGCCGCCGCCTGGGACAGATCATCATCCATTGTATCAGGAGTCTGGTCCTCATCCTCACCTATTATGCATGTTCCATTGGCCTTACTTTTTATCAGAAGAGGTTATTTAGG GACTTCAAATTTCCACTAACAGTAGTCATAGTGCATCTATTTATGAAATTTGTGTTAGCGGGGCTGTGCCGAGCCACCTACACCCTTGTCACGGGCATTCCACGAGTCATGCTCAACTGGGACGTGTACTGGAGGAAGGTGCTTCCCCCTGGAGCTGCTGCTGGCCTGGATATTGGCCTCTCACAGTGGTCCCTAGAGTTTATCACAGTGGCATT GTACACAATGTCAAAATCTACTGCACTGTTATTTATTCTGGCATTTGCTATTATTTTCAAGCTAGAAGAAATG AGTTGTactgtggtggtgctagtggtgcttATTGCAGGGGGTCTATTTCTCTTCACCTACAAGTACACCCAGTTTAACCTGTTTGGCTTCATCCTAGTCATCACTGCCTCTCTACTCAG CGGTTTGCGGTGGACACTTTCACAGCTGGTGATGCAGAAATCAGAGCTTGCCCTGAGCAATCCCATAGACATGGTGTATCACATTCAGCCATGGATGACAGTGGCACTGCTCCCTCTGGCTGTGATAATGGAAG GCACGGCGATAGCAGCAAGTGAGTATGGCTTTAAGTTCACGGACTCCAGTGATGCCATGTACATGTGGGGCAGAGTCATGTTTGGGGCTGTTTTGGCCTTTTTTATGGAG GTATCAGAGTATCTGGTAGTTTGCTTCACCTCATCCCTCACATTCTCAATCGCTGGAGTGGCCAAAGAAATTATGACTCTCTCCTTGGCTGTATACATTTACAATGAACACCTTTCATACATTAATTTG GCTGGCTTGGTGCTGTGTATCATCGGCATCACCCTCCACGTGGTGATGAAGGCCCTCCATCCCCCAAAGACCCTACCGCAcccacccctcacccccaccGACTCCCATCAGAAGGTCCCACTGCTTTCTGACACCGATGGAGAGGAACACGAGCTCTTCTCCCGGTAG
- the LOC123507744 gene encoding solute carrier family 35 member C2-like isoform X6 codes for MFSLVNMTGLEGAEGHRARRRGGRRLGQIIIHCIRSLVLILTYYACSIGLTFYQKRLFRDFKFPLTVVIVHLFMKFVLAGLCRATYTLVTGIPRVMLNWDVYWRKVLPPGAAAGLDIGLSQWSLEFITVALYTMSKSTALLFILAFAIIFKLEEMSCTVVVLVVLIAGGLFLFTYKYTQFNLFGFILVITASLLSGLRWTLSQLVMQKSELALSNPIDMVYHIQPWMTVALLPLAVIMEGTAIAASEYGFKFTDSSDAMYMWGRVMFGAVLAFFMEVSEYLVVCFTSSLTFSIAGVAKEIMTLSLAVYIYNEHLSYINLLQKTGDSSSRGQVTEIGDCPRKPGTSGHPTPHKLPNNRGPRGCFGVLRGLGVPEFS; via the exons ATGTTCA GTCTTGTCAACATGACAGGACTGGAGGGAGCCGAGGGGCACCGGGCCAGGAGGAGGGGCGGCCGCCGCCTGGGACAGATCATCATCCATTGTATCAGGAGTCTGGTCCTCATCCTCACCTATTATGCATGTTCCATTGGCCTTACTTTTTATCAGAAGAGGTTATTTAGG GACTTCAAATTTCCACTAACAGTAGTCATAGTGCATCTATTTATGAAATTTGTGTTAGCGGGGCTGTGCCGAGCCACCTACACCCTTGTCACGGGCATTCCACGAGTCATGCTCAACTGGGACGTGTACTGGAGGAAGGTGCTTCCCCCTGGAGCTGCTGCTGGCCTGGATATTGGCCTCTCACAGTGGTCCCTAGAGTTTATCACAGTGGCATT GTACACAATGTCAAAATCTACTGCACTGTTATTTATTCTGGCATTTGCTATTATTTTCAAGCTAGAAGAAATG AGTTGTactgtggtggtgctagtggtgcttATTGCAGGGGGTCTATTTCTCTTCACCTACAAGTACACCCAGTTTAACCTGTTTGGCTTCATCCTAGTCATCACTGCCTCTCTACTCAG CGGTTTGCGGTGGACACTTTCACAGCTGGTGATGCAGAAATCAGAGCTTGCCCTGAGCAATCCCATAGACATGGTGTATCACATTCAGCCATGGATGACAGTGGCACTGCTCCCTCTGGCTGTGATAATGGAAG GCACGGCGATAGCAGCAAGTGAGTATGGCTTTAAGTTCACGGACTCCAGTGATGCCATGTACATGTGGGGCAGAGTCATGTTTGGGGCTGTTTTGGCCTTTTTTATGGAG GTATCAGAGTATCTGGTAGTTTGCTTCACCTCATCCCTCACATTCTCAATCGCTGGAGTGGCCAAAGAAATTATGACTCTCTCCTTGGCTGTATACATTTACAATGAACACCTTTCATACATTAATTTG ttacagaaaaccggggacagcagtagccggggacaggtcactgaaattGGGGACTGTCCCCGGAAAccggggacgtctggtcaccctactccacacAAGCTACCAAACAACCGCGGGCcgcggggttgttttggtgttttgagaggactcggtgttcctgagttcagttag
- the LOC123507744 gene encoding solute carrier family 35 member C2-like isoform X5, with product MFLRRALMKTVTGILKQQRVRRYSGLHHPYTYLAYNQGLVNMTGLEGAEGHRARRRGGRRLGQIIIHCIRSLVLILTYYACSIGLTFYQKRLFRDFKFPLTVVIVHLFMKFVLAGLCRATYTLVTGIPRVMLNWDVYWRKVLPPGAAAGLDIGLSQWSLEFITVALYTMSKSTALLFILAFAIIFKLEEMSCTVVVLVVLIAGGLFLFTYKYTQFNLFGFILVITASLLSGLRWTLSQLVMQKSELALSNPIDMVYHIQPWMTVALLPLAVIMEGTAIAASEYGFKFTDSSDAMYMWGRVMFGAVLAFFMEVSEYLVVCFTSSLTFSIAGVAKEIMTLSLAVYIYNEHLSYINLLQKTGDSSSRGQVTEIGDCPRKPGTSGHPTPHKLPNNRGPRGCFGVLRGLGVPEFS from the exons ATGTTTTTACGAAGAGCACTAATGAAGACTGTCACAG GTATTCTCAAACAGCAGAGAGTGAGGAGATATTCCGGCCTTCATCATCCCTACACATACCTCGCCTACAACCAag GTCTTGTCAACATGACAGGACTGGAGGGAGCCGAGGGGCACCGGGCCAGGAGGAGGGGCGGCCGCCGCCTGGGACAGATCATCATCCATTGTATCAGGAGTCTGGTCCTCATCCTCACCTATTATGCATGTTCCATTGGCCTTACTTTTTATCAGAAGAGGTTATTTAGG GACTTCAAATTTCCACTAACAGTAGTCATAGTGCATCTATTTATGAAATTTGTGTTAGCGGGGCTGTGCCGAGCCACCTACACCCTTGTCACGGGCATTCCACGAGTCATGCTCAACTGGGACGTGTACTGGAGGAAGGTGCTTCCCCCTGGAGCTGCTGCTGGCCTGGATATTGGCCTCTCACAGTGGTCCCTAGAGTTTATCACAGTGGCATT GTACACAATGTCAAAATCTACTGCACTGTTATTTATTCTGGCATTTGCTATTATTTTCAAGCTAGAAGAAATG AGTTGTactgtggtggtgctagtggtgcttATTGCAGGGGGTCTATTTCTCTTCACCTACAAGTACACCCAGTTTAACCTGTTTGGCTTCATCCTAGTCATCACTGCCTCTCTACTCAG CGGTTTGCGGTGGACACTTTCACAGCTGGTGATGCAGAAATCAGAGCTTGCCCTGAGCAATCCCATAGACATGGTGTATCACATTCAGCCATGGATGACAGTGGCACTGCTCCCTCTGGCTGTGATAATGGAAG GCACGGCGATAGCAGCAAGTGAGTATGGCTTTAAGTTCACGGACTCCAGTGATGCCATGTACATGTGGGGCAGAGTCATGTTTGGGGCTGTTTTGGCCTTTTTTATGGAG GTATCAGAGTATCTGGTAGTTTGCTTCACCTCATCCCTCACATTCTCAATCGCTGGAGTGGCCAAAGAAATTATGACTCTCTCCTTGGCTGTATACATTTACAATGAACACCTTTCATACATTAATTTG ttacagaaaaccggggacagcagtagccggggacaggtcactgaaattGGGGACTGTCCCCGGAAAccggggacgtctggtcaccctactccacacAAGCTACCAAACAACCGCGGGCcgcggggttgttttggtgttttgagaggactcggtgttcctgagttcagttag
- the LOC123507744 gene encoding solute carrier family 35 member C2-like isoform X7 translates to MFLRRALMKTVTGKGTGILKQQRVRRYSGLHHPYTYLAYNQGLVNMTGLEGAEGHRARRRGGRRLGQIIIHCIRSLVLILTYYACSIGLTFYQKRLFRDFKFPLTVVIVHLFMKFVLAGLCRATYTLVTGIPRVMLNWDVYWRKVLPPGAAAGLDIGLSQWSLEFITVALYTMSKSTALLFILAFAIIFKLEEMSCTVVVLVVLIAGGLFLFTYKYTQFNLFGFILVITASLLSGLRWTLSQLVMQKSELALSNPIDMVYHIQPWMTVALLPLAVIMEGTAIAASEYGFKFTDSSDAMYMWGRVMFGAVLAFFMEAGLVLCIIGITLHVVMKALHPPKTLPHPPLTPTDSHQKVPLLSDTDGEEHELFSR, encoded by the exons ATGTTTTTACGAAGAGCACTAATGAAGACTGTCACAGGTAAAG gcacaGGTATTCTCAAACAGCAGAGAGTGAGGAGATATTCCGGCCTTCATCATCCCTACACATACCTCGCCTACAACCAag GTCTTGTCAACATGACAGGACTGGAGGGAGCCGAGGGGCACCGGGCCAGGAGGAGGGGCGGCCGCCGCCTGGGACAGATCATCATCCATTGTATCAGGAGTCTGGTCCTCATCCTCACCTATTATGCATGTTCCATTGGCCTTACTTTTTATCAGAAGAGGTTATTTAGG GACTTCAAATTTCCACTAACAGTAGTCATAGTGCATCTATTTATGAAATTTGTGTTAGCGGGGCTGTGCCGAGCCACCTACACCCTTGTCACGGGCATTCCACGAGTCATGCTCAACTGGGACGTGTACTGGAGGAAGGTGCTTCCCCCTGGAGCTGCTGCTGGCCTGGATATTGGCCTCTCACAGTGGTCCCTAGAGTTTATCACAGTGGCATT GTACACAATGTCAAAATCTACTGCACTGTTATTTATTCTGGCATTTGCTATTATTTTCAAGCTAGAAGAAATG AGTTGTactgtggtggtgctagtggtgcttATTGCAGGGGGTCTATTTCTCTTCACCTACAAGTACACCCAGTTTAACCTGTTTGGCTTCATCCTAGTCATCACTGCCTCTCTACTCAG CGGTTTGCGGTGGACACTTTCACAGCTGGTGATGCAGAAATCAGAGCTTGCCCTGAGCAATCCCATAGACATGGTGTATCACATTCAGCCATGGATGACAGTGGCACTGCTCCCTCTGGCTGTGATAATGGAAG GCACGGCGATAGCAGCAAGTGAGTATGGCTTTAAGTTCACGGACTCCAGTGATGCCATGTACATGTGGGGCAGAGTCATGTTTGGGGCTGTTTTGGCCTTTTTTATGGAG GCTGGCTTGGTGCTGTGTATCATCGGCATCACCCTCCACGTGGTGATGAAGGCCCTCCATCCCCCAAAGACCCTACCGCAcccacccctcacccccaccGACTCCCATCAGAAGGTCCCACTGCTTTCTGACACCGATGGAGAGGAACACGAGCTCTTCTCCCGGTAG
- the LOC123507744 gene encoding solute carrier family 35 member C2-like isoform X1 → MFLRRALMKTVTGKGTGILKQQRVRRYSGLHHPYTYLAYNQGLVNMTGLEGAEGHRARRRGGRRLGQIIIHCIRSLVLILTYYACSIGLTFYQKRLFRDFKFPLTVVIVHLFMKFVLAGLCRATYTLVTGIPRVMLNWDVYWRKVLPPGAAAGLDIGLSQWSLEFITVALYTMSKSTALLFILAFAIIFKLEEMSCTVVVLVVLIAGGLFLFTYKYTQFNLFGFILVITASLLSGLRWTLSQLVMQKSELALSNPIDMVYHIQPWMTVALLPLAVIMEGTAIAASEYGFKFTDSSDAMYMWGRVMFGAVLAFFMEVSEYLVVCFTSSLTFSIAGVAKEIMTLSLAVYIYNEHLSYINLLQKTGDSSSRGQVTEIGDCPRKPGTSGHPTPHKLPNNRGPRGCFGVLRGLGVPEFS, encoded by the exons ATGTTTTTACGAAGAGCACTAATGAAGACTGTCACAGGTAAAG gcacaGGTATTCTCAAACAGCAGAGAGTGAGGAGATATTCCGGCCTTCATCATCCCTACACATACCTCGCCTACAACCAag GTCTTGTCAACATGACAGGACTGGAGGGAGCCGAGGGGCACCGGGCCAGGAGGAGGGGCGGCCGCCGCCTGGGACAGATCATCATCCATTGTATCAGGAGTCTGGTCCTCATCCTCACCTATTATGCATGTTCCATTGGCCTTACTTTTTATCAGAAGAGGTTATTTAGG GACTTCAAATTTCCACTAACAGTAGTCATAGTGCATCTATTTATGAAATTTGTGTTAGCGGGGCTGTGCCGAGCCACCTACACCCTTGTCACGGGCATTCCACGAGTCATGCTCAACTGGGACGTGTACTGGAGGAAGGTGCTTCCCCCTGGAGCTGCTGCTGGCCTGGATATTGGCCTCTCACAGTGGTCCCTAGAGTTTATCACAGTGGCATT GTACACAATGTCAAAATCTACTGCACTGTTATTTATTCTGGCATTTGCTATTATTTTCAAGCTAGAAGAAATG AGTTGTactgtggtggtgctagtggtgcttATTGCAGGGGGTCTATTTCTCTTCACCTACAAGTACACCCAGTTTAACCTGTTTGGCTTCATCCTAGTCATCACTGCCTCTCTACTCAG CGGTTTGCGGTGGACACTTTCACAGCTGGTGATGCAGAAATCAGAGCTTGCCCTGAGCAATCCCATAGACATGGTGTATCACATTCAGCCATGGATGACAGTGGCACTGCTCCCTCTGGCTGTGATAATGGAAG GCACGGCGATAGCAGCAAGTGAGTATGGCTTTAAGTTCACGGACTCCAGTGATGCCATGTACATGTGGGGCAGAGTCATGTTTGGGGCTGTTTTGGCCTTTTTTATGGAG GTATCAGAGTATCTGGTAGTTTGCTTCACCTCATCCCTCACATTCTCAATCGCTGGAGTGGCCAAAGAAATTATGACTCTCTCCTTGGCTGTATACATTTACAATGAACACCTTTCATACATTAATTTG ttacagaaaaccggggacagcagtagccggggacaggtcactgaaattGGGGACTGTCCCCGGAAAccggggacgtctggtcaccctactccacacAAGCTACCAAACAACCGCGGGCcgcggggttgttttggtgttttgagaggactcggtgttcctgagttcagttag
- the LOC123507744 gene encoding solute carrier family 35 member C2-like isoform X3, producing MFLRRALMKTVTGTGILKQQRVRRYSGLHHPYTYLAYNQGLVNMTGLEGAEGHRARRRGGRRLGQIIIHCIRSLVLILTYYACSIGLTFYQKRLFRDFKFPLTVVIVHLFMKFVLAGLCRATYTLVTGIPRVMLNWDVYWRKVLPPGAAAGLDIGLSQWSLEFITVALYTMSKSTALLFILAFAIIFKLEEMSCTVVVLVVLIAGGLFLFTYKYTQFNLFGFILVITASLLSGLRWTLSQLVMQKSELALSNPIDMVYHIQPWMTVALLPLAVIMEGTAIAASEYGFKFTDSSDAMYMWGRVMFGAVLAFFMEVSEYLVVCFTSSLTFSIAGVAKEIMTLSLAVYIYNEHLSYINLLQKTGDSSSRGQVTEIGDCPRKPGTSGHPTPHKLPNNRGPRGCFGVLRGLGVPEFS from the exons ATGTTTTTACGAAGAGCACTAATGAAGACTGTCACAG gcacaGGTATTCTCAAACAGCAGAGAGTGAGGAGATATTCCGGCCTTCATCATCCCTACACATACCTCGCCTACAACCAag GTCTTGTCAACATGACAGGACTGGAGGGAGCCGAGGGGCACCGGGCCAGGAGGAGGGGCGGCCGCCGCCTGGGACAGATCATCATCCATTGTATCAGGAGTCTGGTCCTCATCCTCACCTATTATGCATGTTCCATTGGCCTTACTTTTTATCAGAAGAGGTTATTTAGG GACTTCAAATTTCCACTAACAGTAGTCATAGTGCATCTATTTATGAAATTTGTGTTAGCGGGGCTGTGCCGAGCCACCTACACCCTTGTCACGGGCATTCCACGAGTCATGCTCAACTGGGACGTGTACTGGAGGAAGGTGCTTCCCCCTGGAGCTGCTGCTGGCCTGGATATTGGCCTCTCACAGTGGTCCCTAGAGTTTATCACAGTGGCATT GTACACAATGTCAAAATCTACTGCACTGTTATTTATTCTGGCATTTGCTATTATTTTCAAGCTAGAAGAAATG AGTTGTactgtggtggtgctagtggtgcttATTGCAGGGGGTCTATTTCTCTTCACCTACAAGTACACCCAGTTTAACCTGTTTGGCTTCATCCTAGTCATCACTGCCTCTCTACTCAG CGGTTTGCGGTGGACACTTTCACAGCTGGTGATGCAGAAATCAGAGCTTGCCCTGAGCAATCCCATAGACATGGTGTATCACATTCAGCCATGGATGACAGTGGCACTGCTCCCTCTGGCTGTGATAATGGAAG GCACGGCGATAGCAGCAAGTGAGTATGGCTTTAAGTTCACGGACTCCAGTGATGCCATGTACATGTGGGGCAGAGTCATGTTTGGGGCTGTTTTGGCCTTTTTTATGGAG GTATCAGAGTATCTGGTAGTTTGCTTCACCTCATCCCTCACATTCTCAATCGCTGGAGTGGCCAAAGAAATTATGACTCTCTCCTTGGCTGTATACATTTACAATGAACACCTTTCATACATTAATTTG ttacagaaaaccggggacagcagtagccggggacaggtcactgaaattGGGGACTGTCCCCGGAAAccggggacgtctggtcaccctactccacacAAGCTACCAAACAACCGCGGGCcgcggggttgttttggtgttttgagaggactcggtgttcctgagttcagttag